ccccattgcctagcgcttactgctcttctgccttggaaccaatacatggtagtAATTCTAAGGtgtaagataagggtttaaaataaacaggATATAATTCCTAACCTTGAGAGACTTAAAATGTAGGGGCTGAATCAGAAAGCCAAGAGAATTTGCTGGGTTTTTTGTCTACTTACCCGGATGGATGTTTGCAACTGAGTTATAAACTGGTCATAGATTAGTCGTGTCATTTCAGGTTGGAGTTTGTAGAAGCGCTTGTAACACTTGGTAAATCGCTCATAACTGGACAAAGggatgagaaaataaagaattaaatcacCATGACAAGAATCTGCCCACCTACTCATTTGATTACCTCCTCCGGAAAGATGAACGACTCTATCCATAACCATCTCAAGGCTGAGAATTCTGGTAGGTAATCCAGGCTCTCACTTTTCCTGGTCTCTGCtctaaatttaaatgtatttgctCTGAGCAAAGGTCAGGATGGGGTCTTGgattgaagaaaattatttctttatacaTTTCAATTATCTGTAGTTGTCTTATCAAAATTTGGGCTGCAGgaacttggtggctcagtagataagagtgccaggcttggagaaaggaggtcctgggttcagtgtcctcagacacttcctaactgtatgaccctggtcaagtcatttaaccattaattgtctagcccttacctctcttctgccttggactgaatacttagtatcattctgagacaaaagggaagagttttttgtgttgtttttttaaagagagagttGGAAGAGCCCTTCCCTCACTCCCCAAAATAAAGTCTATTTCtagctctctttttttctcagatACAAGGAGTCAATTAAATGAGTTATCTTGGCTGCTTCCTCCTCTGCTTTGTGTTCTCTTTTCTTACTCCACTGCCTAATACCACACATCCTACATTTTCATACCACCCACCCAGACGACCTCAAGACACATTCCAATTTAGTTAGGAAAAGCACCTGGGGCTGGGAGGAGAAGATGCAACTTGGGAGCCTAGCACTGCCCCCAGAAGAGCCCAAGCTGCTGGAGggaacaaggagaacattttgTACTCTAGCCCCCTTATAAGTGCCTGAGTGTCCAAGTCCACACAAACAAACCAATACTCATGAGATTCACTGAAAGGCAAACAATCCCTACTCTACAACCTGATGCTGAAATGAGTTGGGTGGGATAACAGCACACACAACACTTCAGGATAACCCTGCATGGATCTCTCACCTTGTTCCCTCTGCTACATCAAACCATTTCTCAACCCTATTTCAAATTCCCTAGGAGGTGTAAGAAATAAGAATGATAGGATCAGCGATCCTACACTAGAGTGTGTTTTAAgtgggaaaattatgagactgagTTTTAGTATTGGCACTTCCTACTACCTGAATGTTCGACCTTAAGCAAGTTCCTTTCCTTTGAATGTCAGTTttttgatctgtaaaataaagggttagGACAAGATGATCCTCTAAGGATTATCTAGAATTACATCTATGTTTTTCCCCCTGTGGAGCTCACtcaatgcttaaaataaaaaaaagaacaatatacaGGATATGGGATACAAAACCCCCACTTTCTGGCTAGAGAAGTAGTATCCTGTTGACTCAAGCAAAAGCCCAAACAACCAATACAACCAAATTGTTGCTTGCAACTGGTTCCCCTCGAAAGGCCAAGTCCGTGGCTACAGAGTTATGGTGAAGAGAAGATGAGGACATCTCATCAGGGGTAATTGTGGCCTGATGTCTGGTTTGGCTTTTGGATGTCTGGTTTGGTCAACTTCTGTCCTTCCTCATCCTTTCTCAGGATTGGCAGCAGAGAGCTTGAGCTACCTTGTGTTTTCTTCTCagccatacatccctcagagaattgctgagagagagagagagagagagagagagagagagagaaagagagagagagagagacaaacaggaaagagagaggagagaatatgtgtggtatataaatgcatatttttaagcctacacatacacacatgtgcatggATGGGGTATGAACAGAGAATGACACAGAATAAATACTCTTCCTATCTCTCCAGCTCACAGGGTTAGACTAGCTATCTATACTGCTGAGGAGAATTGAGCTTCAATCAGGGGAGACAcacaaatttggaaaacaaatgtaAACGGGTATGAAAAGGAGGCAATTCCTCAAGAGGCaacagaaaatgggaaaaagattgaagttccatttttaattctttgaatagatggggaaagggaaataataCATTCTGGGAAATCTTCAGGCTTCTTCTTTCCCCCAAGAATATCCATCCTACCTTCTTTGCTGGAGTAGTGTGAACTCCTTATAGGTAAGGACTATGTCCTTAATCTCTTTGCTGTATCCACAGAGTTCAGCACTGAGCTAGGCATGTAAATAGATCGGAGCAGGGGAGGGTCACAGTTGGCACAGATGTCAAAGGTGAGTTACTAAATGAATTGGAATGGCATGGCCTCCAGGGCTGTGGAAAGAGTTGCCTGATTATATGATGGGAAGAACTCACTCTGTTACTCTTCTGCCCAGTCATCCTTTTACATCAGGTCATCAGGTACTAAAAGCATAAAGGTAAGGCTTTAGGTTTCCCCTTTAGGTGAACCCAAGTTCATCTCTGCCAAGGTTCATGGTTGAGGTTCTACTGTCTCTCCCTTACCTCTACATGGGGCCTCTCAGGTCTGGATTCTTACTGATCTAGTGATAGTAAGAAACCAGAATAAGGACATATGCCTGTAAATTGAACAGTGTAAGGAAAAGCTTGACTTAAGCCCTAAACAAtaagtggttttttaaaaaccacatttattgaatttaagcaactaaagcaaaaaaaaatttgatctaaaccatttttaaaaattcaatgcaTTTATTTCACCATTAACATAAGCGTTGTTTTTGgaagctttaaaaaaacccaaaatgttgttttaaaaattattatttttaggccCATTATTTAAGCTTTTCTTGTACTTTAGTGGTTCCTATGTGCCAATATGCTGATTTCTATCTAGATATATTTACTTGCATGAAGACTTGTGCTATTAACTTGGGGGCTAAAGTATTCATTTTGCCCATTAACTAGGCTCTTTgacttctccctcctctttcccttttactACCGAGCAAACCCAGCAGGGGGCAGAGAGAGGACAAGAGAACAGTGAAGCTCCAGAGTCCATTTTGCTCCTCATGAATAGCTTTGGTTAAAAAAGGCTAAAGAAAAGGGTAAAAGAGTATTTCATTTGGCAGTCAGGAGAGTGAGGCTGCAGCACTGGCTCTGACAATAACTATCTGTGCGACTATAAGTAAATCTAGTCACTTTAGCATCCTGACATCTGCTTTAACCTGGAGCTTAACAAGAACTAGGGAGAGGAACAAGGGAATGAACAATTATTAAGTTACTTATTTATTGCCAttcttttttaccaattatacgtaataacaaatttctacattagttttttgaagttatatgattcaaattgtctcccttctttcctctcttggagctggcaagcaattcgagctaggttatacacatattatcatgaGCAATTAtaaagtgtctactgtgtgccaagttacaaatattagctcatttgatcaaccctggtaggtaggtgttatttttagctccattttacagatgagggaactgaggcagaagttaaataCTTTTGCCCAATgttacacagcaaggaaatgtttgaggaaggatcctcctgactccaggcccaaagcTCTATCCATATATTCTACCTGACTGCCTGCAACATACCTGAAAAGTGATCATTCAGTCTTTGCTAGAAGACTTCTAGTAAGGGGAAATATACTAATTCCTAAGGCAGCTCATTCTGCTTTTTGACAGCTCCCATTGCCAGGAAGTTTTCTGATAGATCAGTCCTCAGTTTGTCTCTTTGATAGCACTTGCTTCACAGGGTTGTTctaaggatccaatgagataatatatgtaaggtgctttgtaaatgctatataaatgttgactatcatcatcattattattattccacctACTTGTCCTGGTTCATCTTCTAGAGTCAGTTGGAATAAGCTTAATTCCCCTTTCACAGGACaggtacttaaatgtttgttgaattctgTGTAAAGTGCTAGGGAcatgtattatattgtatatatctttgaacagatggaaagaggaaaacattgtattcctttaagcaaaaaataaaatggtctcTGTCCTCCAAGAGGTGACACTCTTCTGAGAGGGTACAATGTGAACATAAATAAATGTATGGtattttggggagggagaggtCACAGACAACTAGAAAAATCAAAGGTGGCTTTGAATAGGAGAGGTACTTAAACTAAGCCCTGAAGGTTTGAAACTAGGTATCCtaaaagatggagagaaggaagggaagcctAGAACAAAGGCAAAGGTGGGAGATGAAATATtgtgtatatttcatatatacacaaTTTCATATATACACAAGGAATAGAGAATAAGTCAGTTTGGCTAGAACAAAGACTGGATGAGGGAAATGAGGTGAAATAAGGCTAAAAGGATAAGTGAGTTGtagagggctttaaatgacatGCCAAGAAGTCTGTATTTTATTACAGAGGTGACAGGGACCCTTCAGCATCATCCTCAACTTCTCTCAACTTCCCTCACCCCaaaaattctttcaaatttcttgccaaatcttatttctacttccacaatatATTTTGTGTCCTTTATCTCCTCTCTGCTCATGGCAGCTGCtctaattctggcttttaaggcCTCCTATCTGTACTTTTTTCAGTGGCCTCTATTtggtctctccctctttcttttctccaactCTTACAGATTTTTCTAATGGACAATTCTCATTATGTCACCTCTCCTCAACAAACTTCTGTGGCTTCCTGTCAAATAGactcctgtttggcatttaaagctcttcacaatctaTTCCCAACTTACCTTCCTCCACTTATTAGATATTACTCCCTTTTATGCTCTCTATGGTTTAGTCACACTGACCTACTTGCTTTTTCTCAGTCCAAACACTATTCCTTTGTActttctccatgcctggaatggcctctctcctgacctctgcctcttaaaaaatgttttccttcatGATTAAGCTCAAATGACACCTTCTACAGAAGGCCTTCTCTtctacttgtgtgtgtgtgtatatatcatacacatatatagtccagtttatatatatatatagcatattccTATATGGGTTACagctcccctattagaatgtaatctcctggagggcaggggcggattttgccttttctttgtgcTCTGCCTCTAAGCAGActgcctagcacagagtaagcACTGCCCAGCAAAGAGAATTATGGAGCAGGTAAGctgcctggggaaaaaaaagataaaaagcagaatttttaaaaagcggATAAAAAGGAGAATATAAACTTATTTTGCAAACTTCTTAATGGGTAcggctatttcatttttgcttctgtGTTGCCCCGCACATAGCAGAAGCTTGGTGTACGTCGAATTGAACTGACAGAAGTATGTGGTTCTGGGAAAAGCTGTTAAAGACGGGGAAACATGTGTTTCCTTACGGCCTTGCACATTTTTATGGTCTCAGCCCGTGGCTCCCTGCGGGTGTGGAGCTCCGAGTGCAAAAAGTTTCCAACACTATTGTATACCTTCGGCCATTCGTCATCTAGAAAACCGCCCGGGGCCAGCGCCTCTGCGCCCTGTCTGAGGTCGACCTCGAACTTCTGATTCAAAGGCGGACTTACGGGAACTTAACCACTTGCTGCGGAGTTCGGTCCCCATTCCACTACAGAAACTAAACGCGCAGTTACAATCACTTAACATATCTGCTTCGCTATTTGAATGCCTCTCATATAACTTGGACCTACCGCCCCCTACAGGTTAAAAAGCTTGAGCTCAACCAGGGGGCAACCACGTGAGTAGTCAGGAAGCTAAAATCTCGCGAGATTTGGACTTTAATCTTCCCTCCCCTGGGTTCCCGAGATTAGAGCACTCGCGAGAATTCAGAATGCATTCATTTAGCTTCGCCTTACCTTCCGGCGGACACTAGCTTCTGAAGAAAAGTGTCTACCACGGTGTCCAGAAGCTTTACCTTCGGTATGTGAGTGGCAGACTCCTCCGCCAGTGACGGCTCCTCGCCTCCCATTACCTCGCCGCTGCTGCTCCCGCCGCCGCCGTTACTGCCGCTCGCGTTCGCCATGTTAAAGTCTAACCGCCAAAATGCAACGGCCCCGCCCGCCTCGCAACACAATTGGTCGATCCCACGACCTCGTCCCCTCGATTGGAGGCAGTGGAATGACTGTTACCGGCACCCAGCCACCCCTAGTGATCAGCGCCCGGCTGTTAGCCACGCCCGGTGGTGGTAAAGACTTAAAACTTTTGTCTTTGGTTCTCGTCTCAGACTTCCGCAAGCAGGGCATATGACAACACCGAGGGGctcaaacaataaaaatttttaattctacGTCAAAGACTTAATTACAGTGCAACAGTGAAACCTGTTTGAATAATCACAATGTGTCACTTagtataaatggtcaaagaacagTCCGTGCGTTTCTGCATCTTCTCTGCCCAAGCCTTCACAACCAAACCACGTGGTTTCCTGCTTCCCTCCCTCGAGAACTTTAGCTCTGACAGATTAACACAGACACTCCAGCCTgccccaatttatttttttcctaatggatttaatatttaatattccaATAGCCCTCTTCTCTCCTGCCACTGCTGGACTCagggtttgggggggagggggtcacTACCCAATCCCTAAGCTACAAATAAAATCTATGAGTGGGTCTAAGTCCCTTTTAAGACACTACCTTATACCTTAAAAGTCAGGAGCAACAGTTGTGGAGCAAGATGAGGTTACGCGTACTAGAAAATAGCAAGACACAAGGGGTCTAGGTAAGCAGAAGAGTCATCACTGGGGAGGTATTGAAGGGGAGTGCAATCACCTCTAAATTCCTACAGTACTTCTACTCAATCCCTACAATAGAGGAGGGTACCTGAAATTAAAGTCTTGCAGGACAGAGGCCTGGAACCAAGAGAAGCCAGGGTTTTATACTGATGGTAAAGAGAATGAAGCAGATTCCATTGAGAGATGGGGAAAAGGACCTGAGaagaagggaaaatgagagacTAAAAGAAGACAGATTTAAAGACACAAATATGCATATGGAAATCAGAGGTGATacagagaaagtaaaatatagagGTTATTTCCAAAATACCTGGGGGCAGGGTAGGGGTATAGAGGACAAGAAATATCAAGTTTATTTGGGAAGCTAGCACCTTTCAATGGAAAGGCACCTAGCCTTTCCTAGGGATGGGGAGAAGAGGTCCTACCCAAGGCACctatgccaggaaccaactcagTAGCCCCACCAGAAAATTAGCAAGGTTGACTAACTGATTTACTCTGTGAGTTGCAGTGAGGAATGACGGTTCAATTTCCCAGGGTTTTGGAGGGCTTCAACAGGAAATTTTGGCAGTATCATGCTGGTAAAATGTCAGTAGCTGTGAATGGAGAGGAACCCTTCCCCCTTCTAAGAACTGGTTCTTGGGTAGTTGGGTTTATGGGGCTGCTCCCCACCATCACCATACTTCTAGGTTTAGTGCCTCAGGTAATTTCCAATACCTCTGGGTGTGAACTGATATCAACACCCTATAAAGATTACTATTCTTCAGCTGAGGTGCTCATTAGGGGATAGATGGTATCTGCTGTCATTGCTGAAAGAAATGTATCAATGGCTGGAAGTGTCCAGAGCTGAAGATGACCTGTCATGACAggctttcccctcctttttattagtattcttcctcctctcttttttcaaACCCTCGACATGATCAATCTAACTGTTTTGAGTGCTACTTTAGGCCTGCTCTACTTAGCCAGCATCAGTTTTGCAGGCATCATGCCTACTACTGAAAATGTttggggggatggggtggggaaccAGTAGTCAAAGGTGCTGTCTAAAGCCCACTGGGAACTAGACTAAGGGAATATGAGGGGCTATAAGGAATAAGGGGTGGGGTAAAAGGTACATATTCTAACTGCTATGGGGTCCAGTTGCAGGAATGATGTTCTAGCAGGACTTAAGACAATAGGCTGGTTCACAAATTTTAAACAAACATATTGAATCCATAGAATTTCTTCCCATTCCCTCATCCCAAACTATCAACTTCCCCAAAGAGGGAAGAATTTTCCAGACAACCAGAGGTTCTCTGCTGCTCCCTCCATGGTGAGGGAAAGACATTACAATTTTCTTGGCAGCTCCATCCTAAAAGAATTAAGAATCAGCTGACTTAAGATAGGAAGCCAGGGCATGGTCCCTTGAAGGCTGGAAAAGCAGtcaaaggggaaagaagagtGAAAAGTAAATTATGTACATCCTAAGGATGATGATGGAGGGAAGCTGAGAAAGGTTCCTTTACTCATCCCTTTTAAAAAAGGGATTGGTTAAGGGTTGAAAAAGGAAGCCTGGATAAGGGGGCTCAGTTTAGCCAGAGAGTTAAAAACAGGATAAGCTAGGGATCCAAGCTCAAAGCCTATTCAATGAGGGCAGTTTGTTGTCCCCTTTCCAGGCAGCTAGTACAGCTGAGAACTGTGTGCATGGTCAGGGGAGGGtattgtctcttttctctctgtccctctcttcgAGGCATGGCAGGCTCTTCTCCCTATCACCTATTTCTAGTGAGTAGAGTCTACTAGTTCTGGCCGAAGGCTGAACTTCTTGAGACTCTCATAGCCAATCACTATGAAAATGGTGGAGGGTGTGGCTGAAATAATCCTGGCAGAGAGACCCTTCATGAAGCCCCAGGGCCCCTCCTCTGCCAATAGCTGCTTGAAGGTCAATATGATTGAGCTCTTGCCCTCCACCTGCAAAAACCAACAGGGAGAAAGAATcagtatattaataataaaagatatatagctctttaaaatgtgcagagtgctttacaaataatatctcctttgatcctcacagtagcCTTATATGACACAGAACAGGTACCATTATCCCTgctttactgatgaagaaactgaggctcagaagagaGCCAGACATGAACTGAGGCCAtttgactccaagcctagaattctatccactatgccatatcAATGAAGCtatattgtttgttttcttttaaaagactTCACTATCCTCACCCCCACTAACATCAGAACTCTGGCTGGCTGGttcctccattcttttttccttctctcctaaaAATTCCCTCTAGAGACTTTAGAAAGCGAGGaaccttttctattctttttctggaTATCTCCTCAGCAGCAACTCTATCTTTAGGAGACACTATCTATGGTTTAGGGTGACCTATAGGAAGACAAAACCCTTTCTTCTCCATACTTCATTCTCTCCTACCTAAGTGTTAGGGACTTAGGTCTCAgggtctgaaaaggcaaaggtctgTTGACCCCTGATGTCAGGTGAGGTCCAGGGTCTGACTAAGACCTGAGATccctcagtttctacatttaccaccaacaaaatagctgattccctcagtttccacatttctctaTAAGTTGCTGATTTGAGGCAATAATCCTTTTCCATGCTTCTTTTCCCAGGCTCCCTTTCCCAGTCATAAAAACATGTTTTATCAGCACCTGCTTCTCCCCCTTTCTTAGTTCCTATTATGTCCCTGGTTTCCCACATCTTCAGTTCCTTGCTCAAGGCTCATCTCTCAAGGCTACCTTGTTTTGAGAAAGTTACTtgaattttcatgagaaaaattcttTGTGGTTTTTACCTTTAAAAGCTTgtatattcattcaataaacagcAACTGAGGCCCTTCCAATCCCAAACTTTGTCTTGTCTATCTTCTTTTCCATCACCCTTACTCGAGGAACTTTGGGTTCCCGTTCTGCCCCCCAAAAGGGGCTCTATCATTTGGCACCCAGACAGGGGCCCTGAGTGACCATCAGTAGTGGAGCTCATACATTTGGAAGTAGAGTTGTCTCCATCAGGGAGGACATAAATCGCAGGTAAGGGATTTTTCCCCATCAGGGAGGACATCAGAAGTAAAACATGGGGCAATCTGTTTCTACACATTCTACAATATGCTTAAGGCTCGTGGAGCcaaagtttctttttctcttataatCATAATTCATAGTTAGAGTATAGGATAGAATTTTTTCAATCTAACTAGATTTATTACAGATTACAGCATTTGGATATGCTAGCAAATAAACTCCTAAAGTTCTGGGCCTTCTATACCTATACCTAAGTCTTCACAGAAGATGTCTTCTTAGCCTCAAGCAGAACTTCTAGATTCCTCTCTACCCAACTCTATCCCTGACTTTCTTAacctgtggtacaatggaaaagaGTCCACAGATATTTAGCCAAGTCTCATTTCTGACACCTGCTAGCTATGGGACCATGGTCCAGTCACTTAAATGTTCAGTTtcagttgtctcatctataaaatggagatacttCAACTTCCTACCTCCTCCAAGGTTTCAgtgaggaaaatgttttgcaaaccttaaagtgctatgtaaatataaatgtgGAACCCTGTTCCACAGTTCCCTCTCTACAGAAATCTTTTCTATAACTTGCTTTGATTCTGTTCCCTTCAACTTTCCCCAAATATCTTTCCTCTTAATCATCTGCCAAGTCTCTGTATCTGACCTGTTTCTCTCATCAAACTGGGGAATCCTTGAAGGTAGAAGCCTATACTCTCTGGACCAACTCCCAGCATCTGGGGCAAGATCCATATCCCAGAGGAGTTCAGGTAGACAGAGGGGCAGGCTGACTGAACCCAGAGGTGTTATTCAAGGATGAATatcagctaagtggcatagtgaaGAGAGTGCCAGGCTCatcatttgagttcaaatctggcctcagacacttactagcccatttgcctcagtttcctcatctgtaaaatgagatagagaagggaatggcaaatttatccagtatctttgccaagaaaactacaaatgggtcacaaagactcagacagaactaaaacaaaaaccaaacactaaaaactaaaatgactaaacaacgatcaccaccaccaccaccaagtcAGCCTGAGGGAGCTCTCTAGTGGAGCATCCCAGGGATTTGTGATTCAATCTGTGCTAAttaacatttttacttttttttttagctaacatttttattgatgacttGGATATAGTTCCTCACATATGTAGATgatacatagctaggaaggacAGCTAACATGTTAGATAATAGAATCAGAATCcactattatttttgtttcctaaggtgatcagagaaaaaggaaaagaatctataatgttctaaaatatttatagcagctctctttgtggtaacaaagaacaagaaattgGGGGAatgcccatcagctggggaatggataaacaagttgtagcatatgactgtgatggaataatacCACACTATAAAAAATGACGagcatgttaatttttttaaaaacatggaaaaacctacataaagagcaaaacaaacagagccaatagaatatatataacagcagaaatattgtttgaagaatatcTTGTtcatattcacctccagagaaagaactgataaactgaAACAAGCAAGTCATAGTTTtacttatacatatttttttaataaaatagtgcagggaggggaaggtgggaaatacctgggaactttaacataaacaaatatataaaattaaaaaaaggtctGCTCCCTGCCCCCGCCAAGACCCTTGATAGCTAGAATGCTGGCTGAATGAAATTTAATTGGGATCAATGTAAAATCTTAcaaatgagtttaaaaaattaacttcataaGTAGATTGAGGTAATGTAGGTCAGAGAGCAGTTCATTTGCCAGTGATCTGAAGATTTCAGTGGAATGCAGGCTCAATGAAAGCCTGCAGTATAATATAGCATTCAGAAAAAGCTACTGTGACCTTAGTCTGCCTTTGAAAGACTCCCTAGTCACTAAGACTTGGGATATAACTTGCTGTCCTTTACCACAGTCAGGCCACATCAGTACTTTTGTGTTCAATTCTGGATACCACTTTTTTAAGAAGACATCAATACACCAGAGAGCAGCCCTAGGAGGGAAATGAGGATAATGAAAGGTCTTGAGATAAGACcaagggaagaaattaaaaagtagaaatgttTAACCTAAAGAACAAAGTTAGGAAGGTTAAGAGGATCTTCATGTACTTGAAAGACTATCACATGGAAGAAAGATTATACTTCTGACTGGCCCCAGAggacaaaattaaacaaaacatcaaaactgtaaaatggggggcagctgggtagctcagtggattgagagtcagggatgggaggtcctaggttcaaatccagcctcagacacttcccagctgtgtgaccctgggcaagtcacttgacccccattgcccacccttaccactcttccacctaggagccaatacacagaagttaagggtttaaaaaaaaaaaacactgtaaaATGGATTTAAGCTTCAtctaagaaatatttgttaataattagaactatccaaatGTAGAATGGGCTGTGAATGTGAAGCACTACAAGAAGGGATCTGACTAAAATGGAGGAATAAAGATAAAACAGGTATGGGGAAATGGGCCAAAATAGAAACATGAGGGCCATCAAACCtgtgacccaacaataccactacttggtctgtattccaaaaagatcaaagatagggaaaaagaacctacttgtacaaaaatattagctctttttgtggtgacaaagaactagaagctgaaggggtgtccatcaattggggaatggctgaacaagttgtggtatatgattgtaatggaataccattgcgCTGTAAGTAGTGatcaagatgatcacaaaaaaaaccctgtaaagacttatatgaagtgatgaaaagtgaaatgaacagaaccaggtgaacagaacattgtacacagtaacagcaataatgtacgatgatcaactgtgaatgacttaactataatcagcaatgcaaggatccaagacaactccaagggactcatgatgaaaaaaatctatccactgccatagaaggatctgatggagtctgaatgcagattgaagcatgctattcttcactttatttcctccatgaaattttctctagtgtaagcgattatgtgtcttctttcacaacatgacgaacattaaaatatgtattgtatgataacacgtgcacaacctatatcatattacctgctgtcttggggagaagagaagggtgggagggagagaatatggatcataaaatgtcagaagatgattattaaaaaattgtatcaacatgtaattttgaaaaataaaaaggaatgaaaaccaaaaaagagCAGAAACATTAAGACAGATATTGAAGA
The window above is part of the Gracilinanus agilis isolate LMUSP501 chromosome 4, AgileGrace, whole genome shotgun sequence genome. Proteins encoded here:
- the PMF1 gene encoding polyamine-modulated factor 1, which produces MPAKLMLAKGRGRGIDQLCCEAGGAVAFWRLDFNMANASGSNGGGGSSSGEVMGGEEPSLAEESATHIPKVKLLDTVVDTFLQKLVSAGSYERFTKCYKRFYKLQPEMTRLIYDQFITQLQTSIREEISTIKEEGNLEAVLNSLDKIVEEADDRKEPAWRPSGIPEDDVRSALMPYFLQQKSSLKRLVQEQERENVKLAEMVLEGRKQVLELQQQIQARKQAWQAMHREKRRL